One candidate division KSB1 bacterium DNA window includes the following coding sequences:
- a CDS encoding MFS transporter, with translation MRESFRIMFRASRAYWLVNLVNFGDGIAYFGILNLLTLFIHDQLGLTDTMTGVAVSVFTGAVTLFMFFGGFVSDRLGVRKALMVSLLFLLLGRIFLTSSPLFDATGVLLWTSLALMALGTGVLQPSLYAGAKEFSDPRTSAISYSLIYAIMNFGIVIESYMSPFIRERGGIEAVFWTMAAVNGVVLVAILLLFTRKVEDRDRVVHIEPPRPEHATLKQKLKALPILDARFMAFIFILLPVRTMFAHQWLTMPHYIMRCFPESVGARYEWFQGLNPLIITVAVPLVAALTRKVDIIFMMVLGTVISAAATFILAPAPDLTLLITYIFVFSIGEAIWSSRFFEYIADLAPAGRVGAYMGLAGIPWFFAKFTTGFYSGFMLEKFIPEQGAQDSGALWMIYGVIALISPLGLLVMKKWMVGRTEASGEQKAEIRIG, from the coding sequence ATGCGCGAGAGCTTTCGCATCATGTTCCGCGCCTCGCGCGCCTATTGGCTGGTCAATCTGGTCAATTTCGGCGACGGCATTGCGTACTTCGGTATTCTGAATCTGCTGACGCTGTTCATTCACGATCAGTTGGGCCTAACGGATACCATGACCGGTGTGGCGGTGTCGGTGTTCACGGGTGCGGTGACGCTGTTCATGTTTTTCGGTGGGTTCGTGTCAGACCGGCTCGGCGTGCGCAAGGCGCTGATGGTGTCGCTGCTATTCTTATTGTTGGGCCGGATCTTCCTGACCTCGAGTCCGCTGTTCGATGCGACCGGAGTGCTGCTCTGGACGAGTCTCGCACTGATGGCCTTGGGAACGGGAGTGTTGCAGCCGTCGCTGTATGCGGGAGCGAAGGAATTTTCGGATCCGCGCACGTCGGCGATCAGTTACAGTCTGATCTATGCGATCATGAATTTCGGGATCGTGATCGAGAGCTACATGTCTCCGTTCATCCGCGAGCGCGGCGGGATCGAGGCGGTGTTCTGGACAATGGCGGCGGTAAACGGCGTGGTGCTGGTGGCGATTCTGCTCCTGTTTACGCGCAAGGTCGAGGATCGTGACCGGGTGGTACACATCGAGCCGCCGAGGCCTGAGCACGCGACGCTGAAGCAGAAGCTCAAGGCGCTGCCGATTCTCGATGCGCGGTTCATGGCATTCATCTTCATTCTGCTGCCGGTGCGGACGATGTTCGCGCATCAGTGGTTGACGATGCCGCACTACATCATGCGCTGTTTTCCGGAATCTGTCGGCGCGCGATATGAGTGGTTTCAGGGGTTGAATCCACTGATTATCACGGTAGCGGTTCCACTGGTGGCGGCGTTGACGCGCAAGGTGGATATCATATTCATGATGGTGCTGGGGACGGTGATCTCCGCGGCGGCGACGTTCATTCTCGCGCCCGCGCCGGATTTGACGCTGCTGATCACTTACATATTCGTGTTTTCGATCGGCGAGGCGATCTGGTCGAGCCGGTTCTTTGAGTACATTGCAGATCTCGCTCCGGCGGGACGGGTGGGGGCGTACATGGGGTTGGCGGGGATTCCGTGGTTTTTCGCGAAGTTCACGACAGGTTTCTATTCGGGATTCATGCTGGAGAAGTTCATTCCCGAGCAGGGCGCGCAGGACAGTGGGGCGTTGTGGATGATTTACGGCGTGATCGCGCTGATTTCGCCGCTGGGGTTGTTGGTGATGAAGAAGTGGATGGTCGGCAGAACGGAAGCAAGCGGAGAGCAGAAAGCGGAAATTCGGATAGGGTAA